One segment of Nostoc piscinale CENA21 DNA contains the following:
- a CDS encoding alpha/beta hydrolase, giving the protein MGTSRKALNLLIGCFCNFIYIVFLSITTSAKAADKVVFRYGLLAESVSLAELQKAAEMGDFPNGFELYGRKLSSQERRFLLETLKMPLPLNVVTVNRLLNTQIGATILNDFSTAVVRKDKAGVQALRAGAVIGATAPQGLSLLSFIAAYPSQNLEINLPAIFKLSGNFNTAFWRTQQFMLAIAPQLNQKSLQVSLPFDPSQPGTAEVQVLKFNWLDQQRQRNIPVDIYWSNAATANKPVIVYSHGLGSVRTDLRYLAEHLASHGYVFVAVEHPGSNQTNVDAGLQGKGKLLKPQEFLDRPKDISFVLDELAKINQTPNDPLVGKLATNNVMVIGYSFGGGTALALAGGELQLDKLKQRCKQNLAVLSLGETAQCVAQELPNNSYQLRDTRIKQAIALNPTSSLMFGDSGLTKVEVPTLILASSADKTTPALTEQIVGFHKIPAPKWLVGILGGTHLSVKDPSTTLDQAGQPNTPFTGGEVVGEEAADVRKFVKGIVLAMAAQLTPEAQQYSVFLTPNYVISASTPAFPFLLVTEIPPDALKVVEEYIDK; this is encoded by the coding sequence ATGGGAACAAGTCGGAAAGCTTTAAATTTATTAATAGGTTGCTTTTGTAATTTTATTTACATAGTTTTTCTAAGTATAACTACTTCGGCAAAAGCGGCTGATAAAGTTGTGTTTCGTTATGGTTTGTTGGCGGAGTCTGTTTCTTTAGCTGAGTTACAAAAAGCAGCAGAAATGGGAGATTTCCCGAATGGTTTTGAATTGTATGGTCGTAAATTATCTTCCCAAGAACGACGCTTTTTGTTAGAGACGCTGAAAATGCCGCTACCGTTGAATGTTGTTACTGTTAATCGGTTACTCAATACCCAGATTGGGGCAACAATTCTTAATGATTTCTCGACTGCGGTTGTGCGTAAGGATAAAGCTGGTGTGCAAGCTCTGAGAGCGGGAGCAGTTATCGGTGCGACTGCGCCTCAAGGTTTGTCTTTATTGAGTTTTATTGCGGCTTATCCGAGTCAAAATCTGGAAATTAATTTACCCGCAATTTTCAAATTGTCTGGGAATTTTAATACCGCATTTTGGCGGACGCAACAATTTATGTTAGCGATCGCACCCCAACTTAACCAAAAATCGCTACAAGTTTCTTTACCATTTGACCCAAGTCAACCCGGTACGGCGGAAGTCCAAGTCTTGAAATTCAATTGGCTTGACCAACAACGTCAGCGTAATATTCCTGTAGATATCTATTGGTCAAATGCTGCAACTGCAAATAAACCAGTCATAGTTTATTCTCACGGTTTGGGTTCTGTGCGGACTGATTTACGTTATCTTGCAGAACATTTAGCATCCCACGGTTATGTATTTGTGGCTGTAGAACATCCTGGTAGTAATCAGACAAATGTTGATGCTGGTTTACAAGGTAAAGGTAAACTCCTCAAACCGCAAGAATTTTTAGACCGTCCCAAAGATATTAGTTTTGTTTTGGATGAACTCGCCAAAATTAACCAAACTCCTAACGACCCGTTGGTAGGTAAACTCGCAACTAATAATGTGATGGTGATTGGTTATTCTTTTGGTGGCGGTACAGCTTTGGCATTGGCTGGTGGTGAGTTACAACTAGATAAGCTCAAACAACGTTGCAAACAAAATTTGGCTGTGTTGAGTTTGGGTGAAACTGCACAGTGTGTTGCTCAAGAACTACCAAACAACAGCTATCAACTGCGGGATACTCGCATTAAGCAAGCGATCGCTCTTAATCCTACCAGTTCTTTGATGTTTGGCGACTCTGGTTTAACTAAGGTAGAAGTCCCAACTCTCATCTTGGCAAGTTCCGCCGACAAAACAACACCAGCTTTGACAGAACAAATTGTCGGTTTTCACAAAATTCCTGCACCGAAATGGCTGGTTGGGATCTTGGGAGGTACACACCTCAGTGTTAAAGACCCCAGCACTACTTTAGATCAAGCCGGGCAACCCAACACACCTTTTACTGGTGGCGAAGTGGTCGGAGAAGAAGCCGCCGATGTTCGTAAATTTGTTAAGGGAATAGTCCTGGCTATGGCTGCACAACTCACCCCAGAAGCTCAACAATATAGTGTGTTTTTAACACCGAATTATGTGATTTCGGCTTCTACCCCAGCATTCCCCTTTCTCTTGGTAACAGAAATTCCTCCTGATGCGCTCAAAGTGGTGGAGGAATATATAGATAAATAA
- a CDS encoding ankyrin repeat domain-containing protein — MEKIHIDVQQGNIAGVARKIANGVDIECLDEYSQQTPLMCAVSSPNAGVDMIRFLLEHGANVNAVEPESQNTVLGLAVQSGNFDKIQLILDAGADINYQSPDGYDVLIHAMYGRDILQDENLISTLNLLISRGAAVNGMSSYGESAIKVAAHVGRFDAVKLLLNAGANPEQLEWTELMHAIVFGSLEQVKFLLEQGADQNVRDCWHRTPWLLSLQVGELPKAKLLRAAGANHNDVGNCGKTPLMYAIENNRDEVLEWLIAEGFDIEATDEFRNTALIIAAERGATECVRILLEAGANPSRINDCNDKAIKIATKKEIVRMLVASGEDVSDINDDMRRSLTGIDNNKFSLSQVTPEQYFAGKHPRFGKTNPELMEIPFWEAMICEGCSAYTAKNFF; from the coding sequence ATGGAAAAAATTCATATTGATGTACAGCAGGGCAATATTGCAGGAGTCGCACGTAAAATAGCCAATGGTGTTGATATTGAATGCCTAGATGAGTATTCCCAACAAACACCATTAATGTGTGCAGTTAGTAGTCCCAATGCAGGTGTTGATATGATTCGCTTCCTCTTAGAACATGGCGCGAATGTCAACGCTGTTGAACCAGAATCTCAAAATACCGTACTTGGGTTGGCTGTGCAGTCAGGAAATTTCGATAAAATCCAATTGATTTTAGATGCTGGAGCCGATATTAACTATCAAAGTCCAGATGGATATGATGTCTTAATTCATGCTATGTATGGTCGAGATATTTTACAAGATGAAAACTTAATATCAACTTTAAATTTACTCATCTCTAGAGGTGCTGCTGTCAATGGGATGAGTAGCTATGGTGAATCTGCAATTAAAGTAGCTGCTCATGTTGGGAGATTTGATGCTGTCAAATTATTATTGAACGCAGGTGCTAACCCAGAGCAACTGGAATGGACAGAATTAATGCACGCTATAGTTTTTGGCAGCCTAGAGCAAGTAAAATTCTTGCTAGAGCAAGGAGCAGATCAAAATGTACGTGATTGTTGGCATAGAACCCCTTGGTTATTAAGTCTTCAGGTGGGTGAATTACCTAAAGCTAAATTACTCCGAGCGGCGGGAGCAAATCACAACGATGTGGGAAACTGTGGAAAAACGCCGTTAATGTATGCAATAGAAAACAATAGGGACGAAGTCTTAGAGTGGCTAATTGCAGAGGGATTTGATATTGAAGCCACTGATGAATTTAGAAACACTGCGTTAATCATCGCCGCAGAACGTGGTGCTACTGAGTGCGTCAGAATTTTACTAGAAGCTGGTGCAAACCCCAGCAGAATAAATGATTGCAATGACAAAGCCATTAAGATAGCCACAAAGAAAGAAATCGTCAGAATGTTAGTTGCATCGGGTGAAGATGTGAGCGATATTAACGATGATATGCGGCGATCGCTCACTGGAATTGACAACAACAAATTTTCATTATCACAAGTAACTCCAGAGCAGTATTTTGCTGGCAAACATCCGCGCTTTGGCAAAACTAATCCAGAGTTGATGGAAATACCCTTTTGGGAGGCAATGATTTGTGAGGGTTGTTCTGCTTATACAGCCAAAAATTTTTTTTAA
- a CDS encoding kelch repeat-containing protein produces MRVVLLIQPKIFFNDRENWQDKAWSYARFGRTITQLPDGRIVEIAGEHEDYYDPDFCIYNDVVVYQGDGNFQIFGYPQDVFAPTDFHSATLVGEYIYIIGNLGYIGTRIYNETPVYRLHIHTFIIEQIETTGDKPGWISEHKAHYQEPAKIHITGGRLCVIRNEQIEDYIDNSVDYVLDLSDFTWSRPTV; encoded by the coding sequence GTGAGGGTTGTTCTGCTTATACAGCCAAAAATTTTTTTTAATGATAGAGAAAATTGGCAAGATAAAGCATGGAGCTATGCCCGATTTGGCAGAACCATTACACAATTACCAGATGGCAGAATTGTCGAAATTGCCGGTGAACATGAAGATTACTATGACCCTGATTTTTGCATATATAACGATGTTGTAGTTTATCAAGGTGATGGTAATTTTCAGATTTTTGGTTATCCCCAAGATGTTTTTGCGCCAACTGACTTTCATTCTGCCACATTAGTTGGAGAATACATATATATCATTGGCAATTTAGGCTACATCGGTACAAGAATTTATAATGAAACTCCAGTTTATAGATTACATATTCACACATTTATAATAGAACAAATAGAAACAACTGGGGATAAACCAGGATGGATAAGTGAACACAAAGCTCACTACCAAGAACCAGCTAAAATACATATTACTGGTGGTAGATTATGTGTGATTAGGAATGAACAAATAGAAGATTATATAGATAACTCAGTTGATTACGTCTTAGATTTAAGTGACTTCACTTGGAGCCGCCCTACTGTTTAA
- a CDS encoding phycobilisome rod-core linker polypeptide, protein MSVKASGGSSVARPQLYQTLAVATISQAEQQDRFLGTGELNELASYFASGAKRLEIAQILTENSEIIVSRAANRIFVGGSPMAFLEKPQEQELALAAAVGTGRDVTEGMRLGTVTYVESRGGFLENLRSIFNTSPSGPTPPGFRPINVSRYGPSNMAKSLRDLSWFLRYATYAIVAGDPNIIAVNTRGLREIIENACSGEATIVALQEIKAASLSYFRRDPEATDIVTQYMDVLLTEFKAPTPSTKLRQRPSGDQQGLQLPQIYFNAAERRPKFVMKPGLSASEKTEVVKAAYRQIFERDITRAYSLSISDLESKVKNGDISMKEFVRRLAKSPLYQKQFYQPFINSRVIELAFRHILGRGPSSREEVQKYFSIISSGGLAKLVDALVDSDEYADYFGEETVPYIRGLGQEAQECRNWGPQQDLFNYSAPFRKVPQFITTFAAYEQPLPDQHPYGSGNDPLEIQFGAIFPKETRNPSTRPAPFGKDTRRILIHQGPGINNQLSNPKARGVAPGTLGPKVFKLDQLPGTIGKKAAKGASVKFSESSTQAVIRAIYLQVIGRDVYEGQRLKVQEIKLENGEISVREFVRALAKSDLFRGLYWTPLYVCKAIEYIHRRLLGRPTYGRQENNKYFDIASKKGFYGVVDAILDTPEYSEAFGEDTVPYERYLTPGGVSLRQLRVGTLREDVVATKVDKQETPRFVELGAVSQNRTEPDIQFRVNQGVSKQREQTKVFKLVANTVDKVAVKTVISAAYRQIFERDIAPYISKNEFTVLESKLGNGEITVKEFIEGLGYSNLYLKEFYTPYPNTKVIELGTKHFLGRAPIDQAEIRKYNQILATQGLKAFIAALLNSAEYRQVFGEDTVPYRRFPTLPAANFPNTEKLYNQLTKQNDDVVVPSFKPVKARMESANTPILAKAIADLAYQARQIDKTKPLFIELGRSYNDGRGQSVEVGVGTSRRKPARIFRLTDGSSQTERQLVINAAYCQVLDVFSGQVPDYYRRSELDSRLRNGEISVREFVRELASSEIYRKRFYTPYPNTKVIEYLFRHLLGRAPATQGEIRQYNKLLADSGLRAAVEAIVDSPEYARYFGEDVVPYPRFPSLPAGNYLGSVQAAADLVKQSWSSLSPAVLTGRPGDR, encoded by the coding sequence ATGAGTGTTAAGGCGAGTGGTGGAAGCTCAGTTGCGCGTCCGCAACTATATCAAACCCTAGCTGTAGCAACCATTTCTCAAGCGGAACAGCAAGACCGCTTTTTAGGAACTGGTGAATTAAATGAACTGGCAAGCTATTTTGCATCTGGTGCAAAACGTTTAGAAATTGCCCAGATTCTCACAGAAAATTCCGAGATTATCGTATCTCGTGCTGCTAACCGGATATTTGTCGGTGGTTCGCCAATGGCTTTCTTAGAAAAGCCACAAGAACAAGAATTGGCGTTGGCTGCCGCTGTAGGCACTGGTAGAGATGTTACAGAAGGCATGAGACTAGGAACCGTCACCTACGTTGAAAGTCGTGGTGGTTTCCTAGAAAACTTGCGTTCTATCTTTAATACCTCACCCAGTGGCCCAACACCTCCGGGTTTCAGACCAATTAACGTTTCACGTTACGGCCCAAGCAACATGGCCAAGAGCTTGCGGGACTTGTCCTGGTTCTTGCGCTATGCTACTTATGCGATCGTAGCTGGCGACCCCAACATCATTGCTGTAAACACACGGGGTCTGCGCGAAATCATTGAAAATGCTTGCTCTGGTGAAGCAACAATCGTGGCTTTACAGGAAATCAAGGCAGCATCCTTGTCTTATTTCCGGAGAGATCCTGAAGCCACAGATATTGTGACTCAGTACATGGATGTGTTGCTGACAGAGTTCAAAGCACCCACACCTTCGACCAAACTACGTCAACGTCCTTCTGGCGACCAACAAGGTCTACAACTGCCGCAGATTTACTTTAATGCCGCAGAGCGTCGTCCCAAATTTGTGATGAAGCCTGGGTTGTCAGCCAGCGAAAAAACTGAGGTAGTGAAAGCAGCGTATCGGCAAATCTTTGAGCGCGATATTACCCGTGCTTACAGCTTGTCGATTTCTGACTTAGAATCTAAGGTGAAAAATGGCGACATCTCCATGAAAGAGTTTGTTCGCCGTTTGGCAAAATCTCCGCTTTACCAAAAACAGTTTTATCAGCCTTTTATTAACAGCCGCGTCATTGAACTTGCTTTCCGTCACATTTTGGGACGTGGGCCAAGTAGCCGGGAAGAAGTACAAAAATACTTCTCTATCATTTCTAGTGGTGGTCTAGCTAAATTAGTGGATGCGCTGGTAGATTCTGACGAATACGCTGATTACTTTGGTGAAGAGACAGTACCCTACATTCGCGGTTTGGGTCAAGAAGCCCAAGAATGTCGGAACTGGGGGCCGCAACAAGACCTGTTTAACTACAGTGCGCCTTTCCGCAAAGTACCGCAGTTCATCACTACATTCGCAGCATACGAACAACCATTACCAGATCAACACCCCTACGGTTCTGGTAACGACCCATTAGAAATTCAGTTTGGGGCGATTTTCCCGAAAGAAACTCGCAACCCCAGCACCCGTCCGGCTCCATTTGGTAAAGATACAAGACGGATCTTGATTCACCAAGGGCCTGGAATTAATAACCAACTGAGTAATCCCAAAGCGCGGGGCGTAGCGCCTGGAACTCTGGGGCCAAAAGTATTCAAGTTGGATCAACTTCCTGGCACTATCGGTAAGAAAGCCGCCAAGGGTGCAAGTGTTAAATTCTCTGAAAGTTCCACACAGGCAGTAATTAGAGCAATTTACTTGCAAGTCATCGGTCGTGATGTTTACGAAGGTCAACGGCTAAAAGTCCAAGAAATTAAGCTGGAAAACGGCGAAATTTCTGTACGGGAATTTGTCAGAGCTTTGGCTAAGTCAGACTTGTTCCGTGGTTTGTACTGGACACCGTTGTATGTTTGTAAAGCGATCGAATATATTCACCGTCGCTTGTTAGGTCGTCCTACCTACGGTCGTCAAGAAAACAACAAATACTTCGACATTGCCTCTAAGAAAGGCTTCTATGGCGTTGTTGATGCCATTCTTGATACCCCAGAGTACAGCGAAGCATTTGGTGAAGATACTGTTCCTTACGAACGCTATTTGACTCCAGGTGGTGTGTCGCTGCGACAACTGCGTGTGGGTACTCTCAGAGAAGATGTTGTCGCTACCAAAGTTGACAAGCAAGAAACACCCCGCTTTGTGGAACTGGGTGCAGTATCCCAAAATCGGACAGAACCTGATATTCAGTTCCGCGTTAATCAAGGTGTTAGCAAGCAGCGTGAACAAACAAAAGTCTTCAAGCTGGTAGCAAATACAGTTGACAAAGTTGCAGTGAAAACTGTAATTAGTGCTGCTTACCGCCAGATTTTTGAGCGCGACATTGCACCTTACATCTCTAAAAACGAATTCACAGTCCTAGAAAGTAAGCTGGGTAATGGTGAAATCACTGTTAAAGAATTTATTGAAGGTTTGGGTTACTCTAACCTCTACCTGAAGGAATTCTATACACCTTATCCCAACACCAAAGTAATTGAGTTGGGAACCAAGCACTTCTTAGGACGCGCACCTATTGATCAAGCAGAAATCCGCAAGTATAACCAGATTTTGGCTACCCAAGGTCTGAAGGCGTTTATTGCTGCTTTGTTGAATAGTGCAGAGTATCGCCAAGTATTTGGTGAAGATACAGTTCCTTACCGTCGCTTCCCGACTTTACCTGCGGCTAACTTCCCGAATACCGAGAAGCTTTACAACCAACTCACCAAGCAAAATGATGATGTAGTTGTACCTAGCTTTAAGCCAGTCAAAGCGCGGATGGAGTCTGCCAATACACCAATTTTGGCAAAAGCGATCGCAGATTTAGCTTATCAAGCACGGCAAATCGACAAGACCAAGCCGTTGTTTATTGAGTTGGGTCGTTCTTATAACGATGGTCGTGGTCAGTCTGTAGAAGTTGGTGTGGGTACCAGCCGCCGTAAACCTGCACGGATTTTCCGCTTAACAGATGGTAGTAGCCAAACCGAAAGACAGTTAGTAATTAACGCTGCTTACTGTCAGGTATTGGATGTATTTAGCGGTCAGGTTCCTGATTATTACCGTCGTAGCGAACTCGACAGCAGACTGCGGAATGGGGAAATCTCTGTCCGTGAGTTTGTCCGCGAACTCGCAAGCTCAGAAATCTATCGCAAACGCTTCTATACCCCTTATCCCAACACCAAGGTAATTGAATACTTATTCCGTCACCTGTTGGGTCGCGCACCAGCTACTCAAGGCGAAATCCGTCAATATAACAAACTATTGGCTGATAGTGGTTTGAGAGCGGCTGTAGAAGCCATTGTGGATAGCCCAGAATATGCTCGCTACTTCGGTGAAGATGTGGTTCCATACCCACGCTTCCCATCTCTACCTGCTGGTAACTACCTCGGTAGTGTACAAGCAGCGGCTGACCTGGTGAAACAATCTTGGTCTAGCCTGTCTCCTGCTGTATTAACTGGTCGTCCAGGCGATCGCTAA
- the apcA gene encoding allophycocyanin subunit alpha, with product MSIVTKSIVNADAEARYLSPGELDRIKSFVSGGERRLRIAQVLTDNRERIVKQAGDQLFQKRPDVVSPGGNAYGQEMTATCLRDLDYYLRLITYGVVSGDVTPIEEIGVVGVREMYKSLGTPIDAVAGGVAAMKNVAASLLSAEDAAEASAYFDYLVGAMQ from the coding sequence ATGAGTATCGTCACGAAGTCCATCGTGAATGCTGATGCAGAAGCTCGCTACCTCAGCCCTGGCGAATTAGATCGGATCAAGAGCTTTGTTTCTGGTGGCGAACGTCGCCTCCGCATCGCTCAAGTTTTGACCGACAACCGTGAGCGCATTGTTAAGCAAGCTGGCGACCAATTGTTCCAAAAGCGTCCCGATGTTGTATCTCCTGGTGGTAACGCTTACGGTCAAGAAATGACAGCTACCTGCTTACGCGACCTAGACTACTACCTCCGTCTCATCACCTACGGAGTAGTTTCTGGCGATGTTACACCTATTGAAGAAATCGGTGTAGTTGGCGTTCGTGAAATGTACAAATCCCTCGGCACTCCTATCGATGCAGTTGCTGGTGGTGTTGCTGCTATGAAGAACGTTGCTGCTTCCTTGCTGTCTGCTGAAGATGCTGCTGAAGCTAGCGCCTACTTCGACTACCTAGTTGGTGCAATGCAGTAG
- the apcB gene encoding allophycocyanin subunit beta: MQDAITSVINSSDVQGKYLDTAALEKLKGYFATGELRVRAATTISANAAAIVKEAVAKSLLYSDITRPGGNMYTTRRYAACIRDLDYYLRYATYAMLAGDPSILDERVLNGLKETYNSLGVPVGATVQAIQAIKEVTASLVGPDAGKEMGVYLDYISSGLS, encoded by the coding sequence ATGCAAGACGCAATTACCTCTGTTATTAACTCTTCAGACGTTCAAGGTAAATACCTCGACACCGCTGCTTTAGAAAAACTGAAAGGCTACTTCGCAACTGGTGAACTGCGCGTTCGTGCAGCTACCACCATCAGCGCCAATGCAGCTGCGATCGTTAAAGAAGCTGTTGCTAAATCTCTGTTGTACTCTGATATCACCCGTCCCGGTGGTAACATGTACACCACCCGTCGTTACGCTGCTTGTATCCGTGACTTGGATTACTACCTACGCTATGCTACCTACGCTATGTTAGCTGGCGATCCTTCCATCCTGGATGAGCGCGTATTAAACGGCTTGAAAGAAACCTACAACTCCTTGGGTGTACCCGTAGGCGCTACTGTACAAGCTATCCAAGCAATCAAAGAAGTAACCGCTAGCTTAGTCGGCCCCGACGCTGGTAAAGAAATGGGCGTTTACTTAGACTACATCTCCTCTGGCTTGAGCTAA
- a CDS encoding phycobilisome linker polypeptide, giving the protein MARLFKITACVPSQTRIRTQRELQNTYFTKLVPYENWFREQQRIQKMGGKIVKVELATGKQGTNAGLS; this is encoded by the coding sequence ATGGCGCGGTTGTTTAAAATTACTGCTTGCGTTCCTAGCCAAACCCGGATTCGTACTCAACGCGAACTACAAAATACCTATTTCACCAAATTGGTTCCCTACGAAAACTGGTTCCGTGAACAGCAACGGATTCAAAAAATGGGTGGCAAAATCGTTAAAGTGGAACTGGCAACTGGCAAGCAAGGCACCAACGCTGGTCTGTCATAA
- a CDS encoding CHAT domain-containing protein, whose translation MPIKTKIRDFWLNIRKISQILSLFLYFVVSLLLVLSSPVLATLPAHIYTESSLTNATITDLEQGKTLYDAGRFTEAVEVLTKAAQAYKQTGDKLKLATTLSNLSLTYQQLGKLTEAQQAITESLQLLADRQNSPVFAQSLEIQARLQLLMGKPEAALIGWQQTEQIYQQTNNYSGVVRSQINQAQAWRTQGFYRRAIKMLEAVNQQLQSQPDSLEKAVGLRSLGNALLISGSLEKSQEVLEQSLEIAQGLKSDYDMAAIVLSLGNNARKREKKPDAIAYYQQAIKLSVSPLTKVSAQLNYLSFLIEDQKLTEAVSILPEIQSQLNQLPPSRNAIYSQINYAQSLIKLGTANRQKQSNLDSQLPDMSKIAQILANAVKQSQILGDRRAEANALLSLGNLYEQTQQWPEAQSLTQQGLIMVQGSIIPDIAYRLQWQLGRVLWQKKDFTGAIAAYDAAVDTIKSIRSDLATINQDIQFNFRDSVEPLYRQSVELLLQSQAGQQNDEILDKARERIEALQLAEIDNFFQEACLDGKKVLLDQVVDVENPTTAIFYPIILPHQLQVIVKLPNQTLKLESINITQAEVETIVTHLRKLLVNPTAINAVKNQSHIIYDWLIKPVESELSARKVDTLVFVLDGILRNIPMASLYDGEKFLIEKYAIALSVGLQLQNPQPIVQQQLKALAAGLTQPPPDFPNFAPLPAIKSEINYISRTGITTTNLIDEQFTSKALEKEVNSVPFNIVHLATHGQFSSSADKTFILAADGPINVKEFDSLLRNRDETQTQAVELLVLSACQTATGDKRAALGLAGTAIRAGARSTLASLWQIDDESTALFVGEFYQELKKGNISKAQALRNAQLKILQHPNYKAPSFWSAYVLIGNWL comes from the coding sequence ATGCCCATCAAAACCAAAATCAGGGATTTTTGGCTCAATATTCGCAAAATAAGTCAAATTTTAAGTTTATTCTTGTATTTTGTCGTCAGTTTACTGTTGGTGCTGAGTTCGCCTGTATTGGCAACTTTACCTGCTCATATTTACACAGAATCTTCATTGACAAATGCAACCATTACTGACCTAGAACAAGGCAAAACTCTTTATGATGCTGGACGTTTTACGGAAGCGGTGGAAGTCTTAACAAAAGCTGCACAAGCATATAAACAGACAGGAGATAAACTTAAACTAGCTACTACCCTCAGTAATTTATCTCTGACTTACCAACAATTAGGCAAACTTACAGAAGCACAGCAAGCAATTACTGAGAGTTTGCAATTGCTGGCAGATAGGCAAAATTCGCCAGTATTCGCCCAATCACTAGAAATTCAAGCTCGTCTGCAACTGTTGATGGGAAAGCCAGAAGCAGCTTTAATCGGCTGGCAGCAAACTGAGCAAATTTATCAGCAAACCAATAATTATAGTGGTGTCGTGCGATCGCAAATCAATCAAGCACAAGCTTGGCGGACGCAAGGCTTTTACCGTCGTGCAATTAAAATGCTAGAGGCAGTTAATCAACAGTTGCAATCACAGCCAGATTCGCTGGAAAAAGCTGTGGGGTTGCGATCGCTGGGTAATGCCTTGTTAATATCCGGTAGTCTGGAAAAATCCCAAGAAGTTTTAGAGCAAAGTTTAGAGATCGCTCAAGGCTTAAAATCTGATTATGATATGGCAGCTATTGTGTTGAGTTTAGGCAACAACGCCCGCAAACGGGAAAAAAAACCAGATGCGATCGCCTACTATCAACAAGCTATCAAACTATCTGTTTCGCCTTTAACCAAAGTTTCTGCACAACTGAATTACCTGAGTTTTTTAATTGAAGATCAAAAATTAACTGAGGCAGTATCAATATTACCTGAGATTCAATCTCAACTTAATCAACTCCCCCCTAGCCGCAATGCTATTTACTCCCAAATTAATTACGCCCAAAGCTTAATTAAACTAGGAACTGCAAATCGCCAAAAACAATCTAATCTGGACTCTCAACTTCCAGATATGTCCAAAATTGCTCAAATTTTAGCTAATGCGGTCAAACAGTCTCAGATTTTAGGTGATCGCCGTGCCGAAGCCAATGCACTTTTGAGTTTAGGTAATTTGTACGAACAAACTCAACAATGGCCAGAGGCACAAAGTCTAACTCAGCAGGGGTTAATCATGGTGCAGGGTAGTATTATCCCAGATATTGCTTATCGCTTGCAGTGGCAATTAGGCAGAGTACTCTGGCAAAAAAAAGATTTTACAGGTGCGATCGCTGCTTATGATGCCGCAGTAGACACTATCAAATCTATACGCAGTGATTTAGCAACCATCAATCAAGACATACAATTTAATTTTCGAGATAGCGTTGAACCACTTTATCGCCAATCAGTCGAGTTACTCTTGCAATCTCAAGCAGGGCAACAAAATGATGAAATCTTAGACAAGGCACGTGAGCGCATAGAAGCTTTGCAATTAGCAGAAATAGATAACTTTTTCCAAGAAGCTTGTTTAGACGGTAAAAAGGTTCTTCTGGATCAAGTTGTAGATGTCGAAAATCCCACGACTGCGATTTTTTATCCGATTATTCTCCCTCACCAACTCCAAGTAATTGTCAAACTACCCAACCAAACCCTAAAACTTGAGAGCATTAATATTACTCAAGCAGAAGTAGAAACAATTGTTACTCATCTGCGAAAACTATTAGTGAATCCCACAGCCATTAATGCCGTTAAAAACCAATCCCATATTATTTACGACTGGCTGATTAAACCAGTCGAATCCGAATTATCAGCCAGGAAAGTTGATACTCTCGTATTTGTGCTGGATGGTATCTTGCGTAACATCCCAATGGCATCACTTTACGATGGGGAAAAATTCTTAATTGAGAAATATGCGATCGCTTTAAGTGTTGGTTTACAACTGCAAAATCCTCAGCCCATAGTACAACAACAACTAAAAGCTTTAGCCGCTGGGTTAACGCAACCTCCACCAGACTTTCCTAACTTTGCACCATTACCGGCAATTAAATCAGAGATTAATTATATTTCTCGTACTGGAATTACCACAACTAATCTGATAGATGAGCAATTTACCAGCAAAGCTCTCGAAAAAGAAGTCAATTCAGTTCCTTTTAATATCGTACATTTAGCCACTCACGGCCAGTTTAGTTCTAGTGCTGACAAGACCTTTATCTTAGCTGCCGATGGGCCAATTAATGTCAAAGAATTTGACAGCTTACTCCGCAATCGAGATGAAACTCAAACACAAGCAGTCGAACTATTAGTGTTAAGCGCCTGTCAAACCGCAACCGGAGACAAACGCGCCGCTTTGGGACTCGCAGGTACAGCCATCAGAGCGGGTGCGCGTAGCACTCTAGCCTCTCTGTGGCAAATTGATGATGAATCAACAGCTTTGTTTGTTGGTGAATTTTATCAAGAACTAAAAAAAGGAAACATCAGCAAAGCTCAAGCTCTCCGTAATGCTCAACTCAAAATCTTGCAACATCCTAATTACAAAGCCCCTAGTTTTTGGTCTGCTTACGTCTTGATTGGTAATTGGTTGTAA